CTGAACAGCTTCTGGGCtattgtatttaagtatttaagtgTTGAAATGGCAATTTTTGTAGTTCCAGGGGAGGATATGTTaatgggaaataaaataaaagatgtgtttgcctttgaaaagatgaaatacTCCATTAGAGGGTCAACCAAAAACTTACAAACAACATAGGAacttttagtattttatttcaaaaggcTTAAAACCCTTCCCAAAAATTAAGTTGGAACTGTAATTTTATCCTTCATGATTAGCCCTCCACGGGGACCGATCATTGAGCTCTCAACACACTAGAGTGTCGTGATAAGAACTGAAGGTAAATTAGCCTATATACTTGAACATccacagattttatttatttctatttctaagtatgtatgtgtatgtatcgTTTTCtatgtgaaatgttatttcGTGTGTATTTACTCTATgtatatgtcttttttttgtatctatgtgtgtgtttattttactttaccCTGTATGGCTATTTTCTCATATATTATTTGTACAGGCAATATGTTTGTGAACAATGCTCTTTTTCTCGAAtaaaaatatgcatttaaaaaaagcaacagcCAACACATTTGTCACTCAAACCTGAGTGGGGATCAATTAAATGTGTAGCTTATAACCACTGCAAAGACAGGTGCATGTTTGCCCTAGATTTGGAAAACTACTGTAAGGTCGAGGGGGGGTCCAAAGTACTGTTGGTCCGAAATCCAAACTCCAAAGCTGTCTGCATGTGGTAACCTGTTTATGTAACGTGTGTTGTATGCCTAAATAATATACCTAAAAACTATAGAAATTAGTTTTACGGGCAGGTGGAAGTTATTTTCGAGAAGAAATTGGCTGATTTCCCCATAATGTCAAAGTGCTCCAGTTATTTTTGGGGGTGTTTGGGGGCTTGTTGTCTATACATGTTTACAACACCAAACAGGCGCCATGGGTCATTTCTGCGTGTTATGTTGTGTCCGCACAGTTCAGCTTTCTTATGATTGTAGTTTGTATTTGAACGGTCATATGTTCATAGAGGAACAGATTAAAATAGCCACAGCTGCCTAACCAGTTGTTGCAGGGCTGTTTGAAATAGCAGGTCGGGTGTAAGGCCGGTGGGCGGGGCTCTTTCGTATGATACTGAGTGAGTGACGTCAGCGAGGTGATAAGTACTAGTCCTGCACCCGGTCTGAGTTGACTGTGCGTGAAGTCAGAGGCGAGAGACTGAATCCACAAACCGTATCCTCTGGCTGTTTGTCCTAGACTAGTTTCAAAACAAGCTGTGACATGGAGGTCAGCGCTGAGGCCAAGAGGATCATGGTCGTGGCTTTGGGGAAACTGTACAGCTCCCGCACCCAGCGAGGGGGTCTCCGTCTCCACCGGAGCCTCCTCCTAACTCTGGTGATGAAATCCGCTCGGGACATCTACCACGCGGCCCAGGCGCCGGCAGAAAGTGTTACACCGGGATATGAGCAACACTCGACGGCTGAGGTGACCGCAGAGCCCTGTGGCGCTCATCTGGAGCTCGCCACCGGAAAGCCTCGGACTTTACCCCGAGAGGAGGTGGCAGGTCCCATCACAGAGGTGCGCCGCAACGTACACACGCGTACCGGCGCAGAAAACAAGGAGAATATGTGCCCGAGTGGCCCGGCTCAGCACTCGAGGAAGAGACGGGGCAAAGCGGCCGTGGAGCCGGACTTTCTGCCttgcaagaaagcaaaactTGAGCAGGGAAACTACCCTCAACAGCTCGTTGTAAGTTCTGTTTTGATGGACTACGTGAACTGCGGCAGCGAACTGGGAGCAACCCCAACCCCCATACCTCTACAGAGAGCCATTGCAGCGTGTTGAAACCCTACGCAGATAAAAGGCATTAACTTTTCGTCCCGGCCTGGGAGCCTGCACGCACCTTCAGTGGGCCTTAACCATGGCGGCTTCTACGAACACCCGGGCCAGCGAGTCCTAAAGGTCCCGAGCACGACTCTGAACAAGCCGGGGGATGTTCCAGGAATCACGAAAGCAACACAGTTGGTGCGCAGTGGTCCCGGTGACTTTTGGTCTAGTTGTTGGCCACAGCTCACTACAGGGGCTGACCAAAGGCGGAACTAAAGGAAGTGGTTCAGCTGGAAGAGGCCTCGAGCTGCTTTTATGAACATTTTAGGAAGCAGTCTGTCAgcaaatgtaacattttaaggTTGTGTTGAGGTTTATGGAGACCACAGTGACAAATTTGTTGATGACTTCAAGTGTAAAACATTCAATGACTACAACTACCTCAGTatttattaaacatgttttgtacTTCATTTGATGTTGTGTGATGagtgatgttttgtttataaCATAAACCAAGCCATATCTGCAAGTGAGGTAGAAGCATTGTAGTAGTGAGGGCTGGGGGTGTAGTACCTTGTCATGGTAGAAAGTCAGTGTGAAAGTGGTACgtgggtgtgtttgagtgtggCAGGAAACTGGTTTGGGTGTGAAGAAGTTTGCTTCCTTCCCCCACACTGATTTGCAGAACAAAAAAGCAGGGACAATTCAGGAGATTGCGGTCCAAAGGGTGAGGGGGAGGCCGTAAAGCCATTGACTGACCATACAATCATATAAGAAGAATCAGGGTCGACTGGCTCTTCAAGAAGTGCTTCACTGTAGCCTGAGTACTGTAATGATAATAGTCATCGGTTTAGGTCCAGCAACCAGAGTGCAAAAGGTTAGGTAGAAAATTCAATTATTTATCACATTCAGTGGCACAGTCATTCTGCACAGAACCACCAGTCACTGAAGAGGGTTTTTACAAAACTCCCACCATTCAAATTCAGTCATTAGTAATTATAGCGAGGTTTTACAAATGTGGGTGTTTTATGAAATAACACTGAGCTTTTGTTTACTATTATATTAAAGCAAGTTGTAAgttcaagaaagcaaatgtcCCTTCAGGCTGTGGAAGGAGTGCAACAGGGATTCACCAGTGCTGTGGGGGAGGGGGTTAACCCaggaaaacagaggaaggaaTGTGGGGGGAAGTGTGCGTGTCCCATGGGGCCCCCAACTGTGCTGCTTATTCTTCCGGCTGAAACCAGAGCAGCCCGTCTGTGTACACAGGAATGGGAGGAGTGGCCGGAACTGTCGGGACATGCCTGTGAAAATACACACGTCATACACATTATATACAAACACAAGATCCTTCGTCTATTCCGATCACTTTCTGcactccttttctctttccccttgCATGCTGACACATGCATATTCTCTGCATGACTaagtataaaatacattttctagtGGGTATTTGGTATTTTTCAAACCTGCAACAATTCAAGCATCACAGAAGTGGAACAGAAAAGAATTGTAATGCATGTGAGCTGAACTCACTCAGAGCAACTGGTGTGATTTAGATCACTGTTCCTGCACTAATGAATATTCTTATTCGAACAATGGCTatgtatgtgaaaggtgtcgctcataCTGACCAACCCACAGAGAGTTCTCTGCAATCCCTGCAATCAGGTGtacagagcgttttagcatcttacagcttattgttttggttttacagccttcGAATGTATTAAGTTtagtctcaccactctcatcgACCCTGTTTCCACCCACAACAGGCAGCTGCTTTCAGAGCTGTTTTCAGCCCAAAAGCTCTgaaaaacccaccacacacCACCTGCCCTGCACCaaacgacagacagacaatgtTAGCTACTAGCTGGTAAACATAGCAGAGCACTTAGCTGCCAGATATTTCCATCAGGAGGTGGtgaaacagagctaaaagagagtgaatattggactcacattttaaaatgtgataacatgtcaatgttgtgtttacagcttgttctactggctaaaacacaaatcaatgcagctttaaagttttTGAACTTTTCCACTGATTGACAGGTGGCTGTAATGCACCAAGAAACGCAGCAATGAGCCAGcaaagacagggaagaagactgcaagccaGTAAGCATGGATGTAAACACTGCACGTTTCATAATGCTCAAAAAaatggctttgcaaatgttttatggaaGGAAATGCCTTCAATGCGTTTTCTAGATCTCAAAGACTCATAcattgtgttttggtgagtaacactgactgtaaacccagcttttgtgtgtttataagaaaactccacagggtatcTTTAAGCCAAAAAATGAGCCATACACACCCACAGCACACATCCTCACAGTTAAAAAGGCTAAAGCAATAATGTGGAGAAGAAATGAGGCAAAGTGGTGTGCATTCTCTCTGGATTTTATTCTTTAGGAAGAGTTCTGTTTGGAATTACAAAATGCACTGGTAGAAATAGCAGTGAGACAGGTTGAGAGTGCGACAGATaggagtgtgagagagacagagttagagagagagaaaaaagagggagtgagtgagagaTCAAAGGTTCCACAGCCAGTTATAATGAGTACATCATCAGTTTTGGCTAGCTCCTGCACCCTGACCCCCACAAAAAGTAGAAGGGAGAATACACCGTCTTCTGAACtgtactttcttttctttgtatatattattatttttttcattaaaaacagttctttttttttgtggtgtcCTGAACATGGTTGTGTTGTGCCTCAACCTCATgtaacagaagaaaacaaatgagactGACTCTCACCAAagtctcttttgtgtttttattcttttgacatttttttttttaatttttaaccttttttgtTCTCAAAAAtagaagggaaaaaaggaaacgttgctttttaaaaacatctatctatttatatatctttttttattcctctgaattcattaatctgctttttcttttatgtcCTGAAGATGACTGTTAACCCACTGTGTGGCATGCACATAGCACATGCATTTCTGGAACTagatattttttccttttttttttttaatcttttgtacttaaaaaaaacttttttttttcttctcagtaGCGGCTTTACATTGCTTTTTGAAGACTTTGTGTGGTTAATCAGCGTGTTAGTGGATTTCACTGCAGCATAGACACAAAGATGGATGGTGAATGCTTGGGGCTTTGCATGTTTCATTCAGGGGGTtactgacatcacacacacgcacacatcaacacacagagTCGAAGATTGTTACAATGATTTGACTAAAACATCTTAAAGATTTGAAAAGGATTTCTGgagacaaagaataaaaaaacaaagcaagcacaaaaacaaaacaccaaaattgatcagaaacacactcacccatgcacacacgcaaaaaCAGACTTacttagacagacagacacacacacacacacacacacacacacacaccacaaccaGGAGCTACGTACCTAGTGTGCTTTCTGATTTTAAGTGTATTGATGTGAAAAAATACTTGTCTGTGACATTCCACTGAGGTTGGAAAGACACTAAtaggcagttttttttcttttctattttttttcgGTGCATTCTCTGGTCAACGTGTGATAGGCCTCCAGGTAAAACctatgtcaaataaataaaccaaaataataataataatgt
The sequence above is a segment of the Enoplosus armatus isolate fEnoArm2 chromosome 17, fEnoArm2.hap1, whole genome shotgun sequence genome. Coding sequences within it:
- the ier2a gene encoding immediate early response gene 2 protein, with protein sequence MEVSAEAKRIMVVALGKLYSSRTQRGGLRLHRSLLLTLVMKSARDIYHAAQAPAESVTPGYEQHSTAEVTAEPCGAHLELATGKPRTLPREEVAGPITEVRRNVHTRTGAENKENMCPSGPAQHSRKRRGKAAVEPDFLPCKKAKLEQGNYPQQLVVSSVLMDYVNCGSELGATPTPIPLQRAIAAC